The following coding sequences are from one Salmo trutta chromosome 36, fSalTru1.1, whole genome shotgun sequence window:
- the LOC115175328 gene encoding transmembrane protein 200A encodes MKTPKAGSPGGQTPSSPSPRQRMSGFSLRGRKKEGLIQGELRIRSMPGAFLVLGVIVVVVGTALAVAGYWPYRTQRSQLLGVGQQGSGSVDGAGGVRGGGVSEPQSSGWSLGAKSLLTTASLIHSERMKLLGPVIMGVGLFILICANTVLYENRDRETQMLLAQMRSVICSVSAAMPSADLSDMAAANSMVRHYQWVSSLPATHLNILYLQQLASSEPLLQTTRGSREEERTADCMYLQATVQTEALHHQDSASTPSLHSSHSNSCNSSKMDFNTRRAGGGGPRVGGFSPDPQPAHLFKLNNCRVSASSMSTLGGDDWERSEVTATLPRRSHSLSYRTNPGPHGPQTLKCQQEGAIRPWGPGADPERVRSEPSSDVCVNMVGCGGVEPPELTPVEEQRHCSWPRLDLGCARRYLKLDNKEDSVDRLLDQLEQQCSQWDNSFGSGPFQ; translated from the coding sequence ATGAAGACCCCGAAGGCCGGGTCCCCCGGGGGCCAGACACCAAGCTCTCCTTCCCCACGCCAACGGATGTCTGGTTTCAGCCTGCGGGGTCGGAAGAAAGAGGGCCTGATCCAAGGCGAGCTGCGTATCCGCTCCATGCCAGGAGCCTTCCTGGTGCTGGGGGTCATCGTGGTGGTGGTGGGCACGGCCCTGGCAGTGGCTGGGTACTGGCCCTACCGGACCCAGCGTTCCCAGCTGCTAGGAGTTGGACAACAAGGCTCTGGTTCTGTAGACGGGGCAGGAGGAGTTAGAGGTGGGGGTGTCTCTGAGCCCCAGTCATCCGGTTGGAGCCTGGGGGCTAAGAGCCTCCTGACCACAGCCAGTCTGATCCACAGTGAGCGGATGAAGCTCCTGGGACCAGTCATCATGGGCGTGGGGCTGTTCATCCTCATCTGTGCCAACACGGTGCTGTACGAGAACCGCGACAGGGAGACCCAGATGCTGCTGGCCCAGATGCGGAGCGTCATCTGTTCGGTGTCGGCGGCCATGCCCTCGGCCGACCTCTCAGACATGGCAGCAGCCAACTCCATGGTCAGACACTACCAGTGGGTGAGCAGTCTGCCTGCCACCCACCTTAACATCCTCTATCTGCAGCAGCTGGCCAGCTCAGAGCCCCTGCTGCAGACGACCAGAGgcagcagggaggaggagaggacagctgaCTGTATGTACCTGCAGGCCACCGTACAGACGGAGGCTCTACACCACCAGGACTCAGCCTCCACcccttctctccactcctcccacTCCAACTCATGCAACTCCAGCAAGATGGACTTCAACACGCGGAGGGCCGGTGGTGGTGGGCCAAGGGTAGGGGGCTTCAGTCCGGACCCCCAGCCCGCTCACCTCTTTAAGCTCAACAACTGCCGGGTGTCAGCCAGCTCCATGTCTACTCTGGGAGGGGATGACTGGGAGAGGTCGGAGGTCACGGCCACGCTGCCCAGGCGCTCCCACAGTCTGAGCTACAGGACTAACCCAGGCCCCCACGGGCCCCAGACACTAAAATGCCAACAGGAAGGGGCCATACGACCCTGGGGACCTGGGGCAGACCCAGAGAGAGTGCGGAGTGAGCCCAGCTCAGACGTGTGTGTGAACATGGTTGGGTGTGGAGGTGTGGAGCCCCCAGAGCTCACCCCCGTAGAGGAGCAGAGGCACTGCAGCTGGCCCCGGTTAGACCTGGGCTGTGCCCGCAGGTACCTGAAGCTGGACAATAAGGAGGACTCGGTGGACAGACTGCTAGACCAGTTGGAGCAGCAGTGTTCTCAGTGGGATAACAGTTTCGGCTCAGGGCCTTTCCAGTGA